The Amycolatopsis mongoliensis genome includes a window with the following:
- a CDS encoding M20 family metallopeptidase: MTPDAIDPDITKLSGWQREWVKAARAEVDEEELALLCQAATDIPSPTGCERELAEYFRDVMTSAGIDSRVQAIDERQANLVTRVGTGRTGAQLLLLAPLDTAFAPGPEDAPWLGERPRADFTLPAQRYGDKVVGLGAENPKAFASCALAAALAVHRSGVPLDGQLVVALVGGSMPVLAGELSSRRNSGMGVGTQFLLDHGQCSSDLAIVLKPGYSVVHEEVGFVIFRVVVHGSVGYTGSRHKGHYTNAILAGARMIGRLESWFAEYTARNSSGQVAPQGAVTAIRAGDGTKPAFNPATCEFWVDLRVNPRTTVNDVAGQFEAIVAELRAAEPAVGIEVELVAGQAGSATPADSPVVTRLVRAWEEVEGRPHVPGKPGSGLSDGGVLRRHGIPTARIGLPMPAEPGPFEGFSMGVADLPAMRRLVDLLVGVVVDVTTRQRAELREPPASSRGDN; encoded by the coding sequence ATGACCCCCGACGCGATCGACCCGGACATCACCAAGCTGTCCGGCTGGCAGCGGGAATGGGTCAAGGCCGCCCGCGCCGAGGTCGACGAGGAAGAGCTGGCGCTGCTGTGCCAGGCGGCCACCGACATCCCCAGCCCGACCGGGTGCGAGCGGGAGCTGGCCGAGTACTTCCGCGACGTGATGACCTCGGCCGGGATCGACAGCCGGGTGCAGGCGATCGACGAACGCCAGGCCAACCTCGTCACCCGCGTCGGCACCGGCCGCACGGGCGCGCAGCTGCTCCTGCTGGCCCCGCTCGACACGGCGTTCGCGCCGGGCCCGGAGGACGCGCCGTGGCTCGGGGAACGGCCCCGCGCCGACTTCACGCTGCCCGCGCAGCGCTACGGCGACAAGGTCGTGGGGCTCGGTGCGGAGAACCCCAAGGCGTTCGCCAGCTGCGCGCTGGCCGCCGCGCTCGCCGTGCACCGCTCCGGCGTGCCGCTGGACGGGCAGCTGGTCGTCGCGCTCGTCGGCGGCAGCATGCCGGTGCTGGCCGGGGAGCTGTCCTCGCGGCGCAACTCGGGCATGGGCGTCGGCACCCAGTTCCTGCTGGACCACGGCCAGTGCTCCTCCGACCTCGCGATCGTGCTCAAGCCGGGCTACTCGGTGGTGCACGAGGAGGTCGGGTTCGTGATCTTCCGCGTCGTGGTGCACGGTTCGGTCGGCTACACCGGCAGCCGGCACAAGGGGCACTACACCAACGCGATCCTCGCCGGCGCCCGGATGATCGGGCGGCTGGAGAGCTGGTTCGCCGAGTACACCGCGCGCAACTCCTCGGGCCAGGTGGCGCCGCAGGGCGCGGTCACCGCGATCCGGGCCGGCGACGGGACCAAGCCGGCGTTCAACCCGGCGACCTGCGAGTTCTGGGTCGACCTGCGGGTCAACCCGCGCACCACGGTCAACGACGTGGCCGGCCAGTTCGAGGCGATCGTCGCCGAGCTGCGCGCGGCGGAACCGGCCGTCGGGATCGAGGTCGAGCTGGTGGCCGGCCAGGCGGGCTCGGCCACGCCCGCCGACAGCCCGGTCGTCACCCGGCTGGTCCGGGCCTGGGAAGAGGTCGAAGGCCGGCCGCACGTGCCGGGCAAGCCGGGCAGCGGGCTGTCCGACGGCGGCGTGCTGCGCCGCCACGGCATCCCGACCGCGCGGATCGGCCTGCCGATGCCCGCCGAACCCGGGCCGTTCGAAGGGTTTTCCATGGGCGTCGCGGACCTGCCCGCCATGCGCCGGCTGGTCGACCTGCTGGTCGGCGTCGTGGTGGACGTGACCACCCGGCAGCGCGCCGAACTGCGTGAGCCTCCCGCGAGCAGTCGAGGAGACAACTGA
- a CDS encoding VOC family protein: protein MRIRSLAYVGLSTREVPAWQTFAADVLGLPGQWVDDGRLLLRMDERAYRFDVRHGDGEGLSWLGWEVASAADLAALEHELAAAGVAVTRATAEECADRRVAGMAWLEDPSGLRHELFYGQEADFRPLRLTRALAGYRTGEHGMGHAVVGVTNYAETLAFLVDTLGFGVSDTFKGFIAFLHCNPRHHSLALVETDEPGLRHIMLETTTLDDVGSTLDVAFERRIVTRTLGRHSNDRAVSFYLETPSGWEIEYGWDGMDVDTADWSTRQLAGPTSLWGHHHVTGTEIKTS, encoded by the coding sequence ATGCGCATCCGCAGTCTCGCCTACGTCGGACTGTCCACCAGGGAGGTTCCGGCGTGGCAGACGTTCGCCGCGGACGTCCTGGGCCTGCCCGGCCAGTGGGTCGACGACGGGCGCCTGCTGCTGCGCATGGACGAGCGGGCCTACCGCTTCGACGTGCGCCACGGCGACGGCGAAGGGCTGTCCTGGCTCGGCTGGGAGGTGGCGAGCGCCGCCGACCTGGCCGCGCTCGAACACGAACTGGCCGCGGCCGGTGTCGCGGTGACCCGGGCGACCGCCGAGGAGTGCGCCGACCGCCGCGTCGCGGGCATGGCGTGGCTCGAAGACCCCTCCGGGCTGCGCCACGAGCTCTTCTACGGGCAGGAGGCCGACTTCCGGCCGCTGCGCCTGACCCGCGCGCTGGCCGGCTACCGGACCGGCGAGCACGGGATGGGCCACGCCGTCGTCGGCGTCACGAACTACGCCGAGACGCTGGCGTTCCTGGTCGACACACTGGGCTTCGGGGTCAGCGACACGTTCAAGGGCTTCATCGCGTTCCTGCACTGCAACCCCCGCCACCACTCCCTCGCGCTGGTGGAGACCGACGAGCCCGGCCTGCGGCACATCATGCTGGAGACGACGACGCTCGACGACGTCGGCTCGACCCTCGACGTCGCCTTCGAACGCCGGATCGTCACGCGCACGCTGGGCCGGCACAGCAACGACCGGGCCGTGTCGTTCTACCTCGAAACGCCGTCGGGCTGGGAGATCGAGTACGGCTGGGACGGGATGGACGTCGACACCGCCGACTGGTCGACCCGGCAGCTGGCCGGGCCGACCAGCCTGTGGGGGCACCACCACGTGACCGGCACCGAGATCAAGACCTCATGA
- a CDS encoding alpha/beta fold hydrolase — translation MTIWTELLGSQTHVLGEKHRTRVIESGDGEALVLLHGVGGHAEAYSRNVNRLGRHYRAMAMDLLWHGFSGTPEFTHEAVGTYVEQVLDLLDSQGIERAHVEGESLGGWVALTLALEHPDRVGKLVLNTTAGIKWAPGSVNERPAEGREALRARSLAAIENPTAETIRTRLEWLMATPDRVTDELVEVRRRIYAEPATNAALRTVFENSFGFGSGPNRRISEERLTSVSVPTLVLWSDHNPGSGPDVGRRIAKLIPGAAFHCVADAAHWPQWEQPEEHDRVVLDFLGRAE, via the coding sequence GTGACCATCTGGACCGAGCTGCTCGGCAGCCAGACCCACGTCCTCGGCGAGAAGCACCGGACCCGCGTCATCGAGTCCGGTGACGGGGAAGCCCTGGTCCTCTTGCACGGCGTCGGCGGCCACGCCGAGGCCTACTCGCGCAACGTGAACCGGCTCGGCCGGCACTACCGCGCGATGGCGATGGACCTGCTGTGGCACGGCTTCTCCGGCACGCCCGAGTTCACCCACGAAGCCGTCGGCACCTACGTCGAGCAGGTGCTCGACCTGCTGGACTCCCAGGGCATCGAGCGCGCGCACGTCGAGGGCGAGTCGCTCGGCGGCTGGGTCGCGCTGACGCTGGCGCTGGAGCACCCGGACCGCGTCGGGAAGCTGGTGCTCAACACCACCGCGGGCATCAAGTGGGCACCGGGCTCGGTCAACGAGCGGCCCGCCGAAGGGCGCGAGGCCCTGCGTGCGCGTTCGCTCGCCGCGATCGAGAACCCGACCGCGGAGACCATCCGCACCCGGCTGGAGTGGCTGATGGCCACCCCCGACCGGGTCACCGACGAGCTGGTCGAGGTCCGCCGCCGGATCTACGCCGAGCCGGCGACGAACGCCGCGCTGCGCACGGTGTTCGAGAACTCCTTCGGGTTCGGCTCCGGGCCGAACCGGAGGATCTCCGAGGAACGGCTGACGTCGGTGAGCGTGCCGACGCTGGTGCTGTGGTCGGACCACAACCCCGGCAGCGGGCCCGATGTGGGCCGCCGGATCGCGAAACTCATCCCGGGCGCGGCTTTCCACTGCGTCGCCGACGCCGCGCACTGGCCGCAGTGGGAGCAGCCCGAGGAACACGACCGCGTGGTCCTCGACTTCCTGGGCCGTGCGGAGTGA
- a CDS encoding NAD(P)/FAD-dependent oxidoreductase, translating to MAAPKVVVVGAGVIGASVAYHLARRGARVHCVDRADRAASGTTEVGFATATAYRRFPKAYFDLNQAGIAEHAALAGEFAPAPWWHRTGTVAWTDDESFAGYLAQLDEWGCPVDRHPGASAADVLGSSVVFPATGTVAVLPAEGWIDAVAFTRHLLDEAVSLGATLELNAEVTSVSRDGVGLADGRRLEADVVVNAAGSAADEIGALAGARPFLGPPRRSLIAHLLVDGDPLEYILRAPEVSIRPDGPGRVVLRSDRVDRGLPPRSGAPDPEYVKDLLDRAAKVVPLLGTATVRTAEVVDARCARDELPSVGPLSAVPGYYEAVASAGVTLGPLFGRALAGRIVDGVGDDLVDVFTPDRFGGAATS from the coding sequence ATGGCGGCGCCGAAGGTGGTCGTCGTCGGCGCCGGGGTCATCGGCGCCTCGGTGGCCTACCACCTCGCCCGGCGCGGCGCCCGCGTGCACTGCGTCGACCGCGCGGACCGGGCCGCCTCGGGCACCACGGAGGTCGGGTTCGCCACCGCGACGGCGTACCGGCGCTTCCCCAAGGCCTACTTCGACCTGAACCAGGCGGGCATCGCCGAACACGCGGCGCTGGCCGGCGAGTTCGCGCCCGCGCCGTGGTGGCACCGCACCGGGACGGTGGCGTGGACCGACGACGAGTCCTTCGCCGGCTACCTCGCGCAGCTCGACGAATGGGGCTGCCCGGTCGACCGGCACCCCGGCGCTTCGGCGGCCGACGTCCTCGGTTCGTCGGTCGTCTTCCCCGCCACGGGCACGGTCGCCGTGCTGCCTGCCGAGGGTTGGATCGACGCGGTCGCGTTCACCCGGCACCTGCTGGACGAAGCCGTTTCCCTCGGTGCCACGCTGGAACTGAACGCCGAAGTGACGTCGGTGTCGCGCGACGGCGTCGGGCTCGCGGACGGCCGCCGGCTCGAAGCCGACGTCGTGGTCAACGCCGCCGGCTCGGCCGCGGACGAGATCGGCGCGCTGGCCGGTGCCCGCCCGTTCCTCGGCCCGCCGCGGCGCAGCCTGATCGCGCACCTGCTCGTCGACGGCGACCCCCTCGAGTACATCCTGCGCGCGCCCGAGGTCAGCATCCGGCCCGACGGTCCCGGCCGCGTGGTCCTGCGCTCCGACCGCGTCGACCGCGGATTGCCCCCGCGTTCGGGCGCGCCGGACCCGGAGTACGTCAAGGACCTGCTGGACCGCGCGGCGAAGGTGGTGCCGTTGCTGGGCACCGCGACCGTGCGGACGGCCGAGGTCGTGGACGCGCGCTGCGCCCGTGACGAGCTGCCCAGCGTCGGCCCGCTGTCGGCGGTGCCGGGGTACTACGAGGCCGTCGCGAGTGCGGGGGTCACGCTGGGGCCGCTGTTCGGCCGCGCGCTGGCCGGCCGGATCGTCGACGGCGTGGGCGACGACCTGGTCGACGTCTTCACGCCGGACCGTTTCGGCGGTGCGGCGACAAGCTAG
- a CDS encoding LLM class flavin-dependent oxidoreductase: MEYGVSLLPDCDPETTTASQYFQDVLQVSVLADQLGLNYVKMTEHYLRSYGGYSPSPLAFLSAVAARTQSIRLMTGGIQASFHHPIQIAAHAAQVDVMSGGRLDVGFARAFLPYEFEAFGVDMDTSRERFLATIEAVVRLWNEKDVTEDTPFFSYEKANSLPAPVQQPGPPVWVAALATPASFDWTGRKGFNLLISSTQLNEMARKREYVELYRNAFLEEHGDSGRKPKFAVSIPLLIADTDEEARDLAVPFMVKSFNAFKEAILSWHNVESPAYEGYTAMARQMASFDLETDGLESKAVVGSPDTVLGRIEEVRDVLGPDVILWNLDFGGQSLETMSRTLNLFADKVMPALG, encoded by the coding sequence GTGGAGTATGGCGTCTCGCTGTTGCCGGACTGCGACCCGGAGACCACGACCGCCTCGCAGTACTTCCAGGATGTGCTGCAGGTCAGTGTGCTCGCCGATCAGCTCGGCCTGAACTACGTCAAGATGACCGAGCACTACCTGCGCTCCTACGGCGGATATTCCCCCAGCCCGCTGGCCTTCCTGTCGGCCGTGGCCGCGCGCACCCAGTCGATCCGCCTGATGACCGGCGGCATCCAGGCGTCGTTCCACCACCCGATCCAGATCGCCGCGCACGCGGCGCAGGTCGACGTGATGAGCGGCGGCCGCCTGGACGTCGGGTTCGCGCGCGCCTTCCTGCCGTACGAGTTCGAGGCGTTCGGCGTCGACATGGACACCAGCCGCGAACGGTTCCTCGCCACGATCGAAGCCGTCGTGCGGCTGTGGAACGAGAAGGACGTCACCGAGGACACGCCGTTCTTCTCCTACGAGAAGGCGAACTCGCTCCCGGCACCGGTGCAGCAGCCCGGCCCGCCGGTGTGGGTGGCCGCGCTGGCGACCCCGGCGAGCTTCGACTGGACCGGCCGCAAGGGCTTCAACCTGCTCATCAGCTCGACCCAGCTGAACGAGATGGCCCGCAAGCGCGAATACGTCGAGCTGTACCGCAACGCGTTCCTGGAGGAGCACGGCGACTCCGGGCGCAAGCCGAAGTTCGCGGTGAGCATCCCGCTGCTGATCGCCGACACCGACGAGGAGGCGCGCGACCTGGCCGTGCCGTTCATGGTGAAGTCGTTCAACGCCTTCAAGGAGGCGATCCTGTCCTGGCACAACGTCGAATCCCCGGCGTACGAGGGCTACACCGCGATGGCCCGCCAGATGGCCAGCTTCGACCTGGAGACCGACGGACTCGAGTCGAAGGCCGTCGTCGGCTCGCCGGACACGGTCCTGGGCCGCATCGAAGAGGTCCGCGACGTGCTCGGCCCGGACGTCATCCTGTGGAACCTCGACTTCGGCGGCCAGTCGCTGGAGACCATGTCCCGCACGCTGAACCTCTTCGCGGACAAGGTCATGCCCGCACTCGGGTGA
- a CDS encoding GOLPH3/VPS74 family protein has translation MTETPTAVHYRAYLLAYDLEKEDLYDRTRTAFLTRAGVLTELALRGNIADDDGDAVLVKSDPTGDPVLDRLLAQIGNEKRSWKSWLRHDYKETLDAIEEQLVEQKLLTVHEKKVLGVVPKTHVTATDPALAKALQEHAVEVLHGSTPAAQVGADDAALVALAAAGTVPSVVTRKESKGEYKDRIEELTDRVGEVAPGLEKALRGIRLTMIAAQGGLGFSG, from the coding sequence ATGACCGAGACGCCGACCGCCGTCCACTACCGCGCCTACCTGCTGGCCTACGACCTGGAGAAGGAAGACCTCTACGACCGCACCCGCACGGCGTTCCTGACCCGTGCCGGCGTGCTGACGGAGCTGGCGCTGCGCGGCAACATCGCCGACGACGACGGCGACGCCGTGCTGGTCAAGTCGGACCCGACCGGTGACCCGGTGCTCGACCGGCTGCTCGCGCAGATCGGCAACGAGAAGCGCAGCTGGAAGTCGTGGCTGCGGCACGACTACAAGGAGACCCTCGACGCGATCGAGGAGCAGCTCGTGGAGCAGAAGCTGCTGACGGTCCACGAGAAGAAGGTCCTGGGCGTCGTGCCGAAGACCCACGTGACCGCCACCGACCCCGCGCTGGCCAAGGCACTGCAGGAGCACGCCGTCGAGGTGCTGCACGGCTCGACCCCGGCCGCCCAGGTCGGCGCGGACGACGCCGCGCTGGTCGCGCTCGCCGCCGCCGGGACGGTGCCGAGCGTCGTGACGCGCAAGGAGAGCAAGGGCGAGTACAAGGACCGCATCGAGGAGCTGACCGACCGCGTCGGTGAGGTCGCCCCCGGCCTGGAGAAGGCGCTGCGCGGCATCCGGCTGACGATGATCGCGGCCCAGGGTGGGCTCGGCTTCAGCGGCTGA
- a CDS encoding beta-N-acetylhexosaminidase, translated as MTARSVRRGVLFLSLLGLLAPVVPAGAAPQPVPAASTLQQIVPAPVSVTADPAVRYRLGPETVVFTSGGTDARQVGDYLAGLLRPATRFRVPVVTAPALPGVPKALPGISLLLGGADPRVGAEGYQLDSTASGVTIRAAKPAGLFNGVQTLRQLLPASLSGTLTVPGGHVLDYPRYAYRGAMLDVARHFLPVADVKKYIDDIALYKINNLHLHLTDDQGWRLQIDGWPNLTAKGASTGSGGGAGGFYTQAQYRDIVAYAQSRHITIVPEIDMPSHFGAALSSYAELNCDGVAGPVYTGLTPAPRSDLCVGKPVTYKFIGDVLGQLAALTPGGYLDVGGDEIQDLDDAQYTAFMAKVAPMVAKLGKKLLGWAEMLTATPPKGATGEFWIYDGTQNEVGEASQKGAKLIMAPCVYTYLDMKYAPGVPADIGLEWAGDISVQAAYGWDPTAVVPGALNSNIDGVEAPLWTDTVRSFDDVRYLAFPRLPAIAEIGWSPQASHDWTSFASRLAAQGPRWTALGVKYYAAPEIPWPKN; from the coding sequence ATGACCGCTCGAAGTGTCAGGCGTGGGGTGCTGTTCCTCTCCCTCCTCGGCCTGCTCGCCCCCGTGGTGCCCGCCGGTGCCGCACCGCAGCCGGTTCCGGCCGCATCGACCCTGCAGCAGATCGTGCCCGCCCCGGTGTCGGTGACGGCGGACCCGGCCGTCCGCTACCGGCTCGGTCCGGAGACGGTGGTGTTCACCTCCGGCGGCACCGACGCCCGCCAGGTCGGCGACTACCTCGCCGGCCTGCTCCGCCCGGCCACCCGGTTCCGGGTCCCCGTGGTCACCGCGCCCGCCCTCCCCGGCGTCCCGAAGGCGCTGCCCGGGATCTCGCTGCTGCTCGGCGGCGCGGACCCCCGCGTCGGCGCCGAGGGCTACCAGCTCGACAGCACCGCGTCCGGGGTGACCATCCGGGCCGCGAAGCCCGCCGGGCTGTTCAACGGCGTGCAGACGCTGCGCCAGCTCCTGCCTGCTTCGCTGAGCGGGACGCTCACCGTGCCCGGCGGCCACGTCCTCGACTACCCGCGCTACGCCTACCGCGGCGCGATGCTCGACGTGGCGCGGCACTTCCTGCCGGTGGCCGACGTGAAGAAGTACATCGACGACATCGCGCTGTACAAGATCAACAACCTGCACCTGCACCTCACCGACGACCAGGGCTGGCGGCTGCAGATCGACGGCTGGCCGAACCTGACCGCCAAAGGCGCGAGCACCGGCTCCGGCGGCGGGGCCGGCGGGTTCTACACCCAGGCCCAGTACCGCGACATCGTCGCCTACGCGCAGAGCCGGCACATCACGATCGTGCCGGAGATCGACATGCCGTCGCACTTCGGCGCGGCGCTGTCGTCCTACGCCGAGCTCAACTGCGACGGCGTCGCCGGGCCGGTCTACACCGGGCTCACCCCCGCGCCGCGATCGGACCTGTGCGTCGGCAAGCCGGTCACGTACAAGTTCATCGGCGACGTGCTCGGCCAGCTCGCCGCGCTGACCCCGGGCGGCTACCTCGACGTCGGCGGCGACGAGATCCAGGACCTCGACGACGCGCAGTACACGGCGTTCATGGCGAAGGTCGCGCCGATGGTGGCCAAGCTCGGCAAGAAGCTGCTGGGCTGGGCGGAGATGCTCACCGCGACCCCGCCGAAGGGCGCGACCGGCGAGTTCTGGATCTACGACGGCACCCAGAACGAGGTCGGCGAAGCGAGCCAAAAGGGCGCGAAGCTGATCATGGCGCCGTGCGTCTACACCTACCTCGACATGAAGTACGCCCCCGGCGTCCCGGCCGACATCGGCCTGGAGTGGGCGGGCGACATCAGCGTCCAGGCCGCGTACGGCTGGGACCCGACCGCCGTGGTGCCCGGCGCGCTGAACTCGAACATCGACGGCGTCGAAGCTCCCTTGTGGACGGACACTGTGCGCAGCTTCGACGACGTCCGCTACCTGGCCTTCCCCCGGCTGCCGGCCATCGCCGAGATCGGCTGGTCGCCGCAGGCGAGCCACGACTGGACGTCGTTCGCGTCCCGGCTGGCCGCGCAGGGCCCGCGCTGGACGGCGCTCGGCGTGAAGTACTACGCGGCCCCGGAAATCCCGTGGCCGAAGAACTGA
- a CDS encoding class I SAM-dependent methyltransferase yields MAEELTRRERPTMADKGGQVWEAYWTDLPDRTGAAFWDCEPADGAAAHAELFKAHFDPALPLVDLGCGNGTQTKYLAGLYDRVVGVDIAEAALNRARRENAADNASYELLDVLDDASVAAFRERYGDVNIYLSGVIHQLPVEKRVACARNLAVLAGARGCVFNQELTPASYTYMQQLIADPANDLPKLERVSIYFGIGLQPAAGEAELETVYELGGLTVVDGGELLLRTTETLPDGSGLDLPTHYVIARASGS; encoded by the coding sequence GTGGCCGAAGAACTGACCCGGCGGGAGAGGCCCACGATGGCGGACAAGGGCGGGCAGGTCTGGGAGGCCTACTGGACGGACCTCCCGGACCGCACGGGCGCGGCCTTCTGGGACTGCGAACCGGCTGACGGCGCGGCGGCGCACGCCGAGCTGTTCAAGGCGCACTTCGACCCGGCGCTCCCGCTGGTCGACCTGGGCTGCGGCAACGGGACCCAGACGAAGTACCTGGCCGGGCTGTACGACCGGGTCGTCGGCGTCGACATCGCGGAAGCCGCGCTGAACCGGGCGCGAAGGGAGAACGCCGCCGACAACGCCTCGTACGAACTGCTCGACGTGCTCGACGACGCGTCCGTGGCGGCGTTCCGAGAGCGGTACGGCGACGTGAACATCTACCTGTCGGGCGTGATCCACCAGCTACCGGTCGAGAAGCGGGTGGCGTGCGCGCGCAACCTGGCCGTGCTGGCCGGGGCGCGCGGGTGCGTGTTCAACCAGGAGCTGACGCCGGCGAGCTACACGTACATGCAGCAGCTGATCGCCGACCCCGCCAACGACCTGCCCAAGCTGGAGCGGGTGTCGATCTACTTCGGCATCGGCCTCCAGCCGGCGGCGGGCGAGGCGGAGCTGGAGACGGTGTACGAGCTGGGCGGCCTGACCGTCGTGGACGGCGGCGAGCTGCTGCTGCGCACGACGGAGACCCTGCCCGACGGGTCGGGCCTGGACCTGCCGACCCACTACGTCATCGCCCGAGCCTCCGGCTCCTGA
- a CDS encoding amino acid adenylation domain-containing protein has product MDTSELLHQLVLAASERTPDAPAVHAGDTTVTYRELDELAGRQAAGLHAAGVRRGDRVLIWAEKSVEVVALMQAALRLGAVYVPVAPSNPVSRVRLIAEGCTPALVVTDQVADWGANPPPLSSFTALSTSDTPPPPEHVGPDEPAYILYTSGSTGAPKGVLISHRNALAFVEWAAAETGLHAGDRLANHAPFNFDLSVFDLYGAFLAGASVDLAGSDLSYSPAELTDFLHGRGISVWYSVPSALLLMMRHGGLLDRPAPASLRVCVFAGEPFPIAGVQTLRRAWPDVRLFNWYGPTETNVVTSYEVTDADLSRTGGLPIGRACSGATLTLSPDGEIVVEGPTVMLGYWGAPPQLGGYHTGDVGRYDAAGELEYAGRRDAMVKIRGHRIELGEIETALSRHPAVAEVAVIVAGAGIDARLRAVIVPRPGERVTLLGMKAHCAAHLPRYMIVDEVSVVGELPRTANGKTDRAALAH; this is encoded by the coding sequence GTGGACACTTCGGAACTGCTGCACCAGCTCGTCCTCGCTGCGAGTGAGCGCACGCCGGACGCCCCGGCCGTGCACGCCGGCGACACGACCGTCACCTACCGGGAACTCGACGAGCTGGCCGGCCGGCAGGCCGCCGGGCTGCACGCGGCAGGCGTCCGCCGTGGTGACCGGGTGCTGATCTGGGCGGAGAAGAGCGTCGAGGTGGTGGCGCTGATGCAGGCCGCGCTGCGGCTGGGCGCGGTCTACGTGCCGGTCGCGCCGTCGAACCCGGTTTCGCGGGTGCGGCTCATCGCCGAGGGCTGCACGCCCGCGCTGGTCGTCACGGACCAGGTGGCCGACTGGGGCGCGAACCCGCCGCCGCTGAGCTCGTTCACCGCACTGTCCACAAGCGACACACCGCCGCCGCCCGAACACGTCGGGCCGGACGAGCCCGCTTACATCCTCTACACCTCCGGCTCGACGGGCGCGCCGAAGGGTGTCCTGATCAGCCACCGCAACGCGCTCGCCTTCGTCGAGTGGGCCGCGGCGGAGACCGGGCTGCACGCGGGAGACCGGCTGGCCAACCACGCGCCGTTCAACTTCGACCTGTCGGTGTTCGACCTCTACGGCGCGTTCCTCGCCGGGGCGTCGGTGGACCTGGCCGGTTCGGACCTGTCCTACTCGCCGGCCGAACTGACGGACTTCCTGCACGGCCGCGGGATCAGCGTCTGGTACTCGGTGCCTTCGGCGCTGCTGCTGATGATGCGCCACGGTGGCCTGCTCGACCGGCCGGCGCCGGCGTCCCTGCGGGTCTGCGTGTTCGCCGGGGAGCCGTTCCCGATCGCCGGGGTGCAGACGCTGCGCCGCGCGTGGCCGGACGTGCGGCTGTTCAACTGGTACGGGCCGACCGAAACGAACGTCGTCACCAGCTACGAGGTGACCGACGCGGACCTCTCCCGGACCGGCGGCCTGCCGATCGGGCGCGCCTGTTCGGGCGCCACGCTGACGCTGTCGCCGGACGGCGAGATCGTCGTCGAGGGCCCGACCGTCATGCTCGGCTACTGGGGAGCGCCACCGCAGCTGGGCGGCTACCACACCGGCGACGTCGGCCGGTACGACGCGGCGGGCGAGCTGGAGTACGCCGGCCGCCGCGACGCGATGGTCAAGATCCGCGGCCACCGCATCGAACTGGGCGAGATCGAGACGGCGCTGTCCCGGCACCCCGCGGTCGCGGAGGTGGCGGTGATCGTCGCGGGCGCGGGCATCGACGCCCGCCTGCGCGCGGTGATCGTGCCGCGCCCGGGCGAGCGCGTGACGCTGCTGGGGATGAAGGCGCACTGCGCGGCGCACCTGCCGCGGTACATGATCGTGGACGAGGTGAGCGTGGTCGGTGAGCTGCCCCGCACGGCGAACGGCAAGACCGACCGCGCCGCCCTCGCCCACTGA